The sequence TTGCCTCAGGTTTTGAAGTTCAACCTTGTCCTGGTTGAGTCTACGAGCAGCCTGCATCACCTTTTGTTGTCCCCAGTCTGTCCAGTCTTGCAACTCAGTCTTTAACACCTCTACTCGAGAGAGTAATTTTACCAATAGTTCATCTTTGGAATTCATAGATGTCGAGTTTGAGCTAACCTGGCTGTGTAGAAGATTAGAATTGCAACCGCTCCTAGTGGAGTCATAACTACCATTTTTTCCAACAGCGACATTATGGCAAGTATCAGTAGTAAGTGATAAGGAAGCATCAGAGCTTGCAGGAGGTGAGGAAGGGTTCTTACTGATTTTATCCAAGCCAGTTGCAACTGTGTTAGATGAACCAGCAGTAAAAGAGAAGTTCTGAGTTGTAACTGATTCTGAAGAGACCAGTTCAACTGTTTTATCCAGTTTTAAGGGGGTGGATTTTGGATCACTAATAAAACCTGAAACAGATTTATTCTTTTTGTGTAATAGAACATTAGCCAAATTGCTAGTTTTTGTTAACTTTGAACCTGATCTATCAGCATGAACTCGGCCATTCCTATTAGATTGATTTGATCGGCACCGAGCCCTAGAAGTACTGGCATGCCATTTTTTACTTCCAGCAGATTTTTCACGTGGAAAAGAAGATATAGGTAGAGCATAAGAGAAGAGATTTTCCTCTAAAGATTTAGATGAAGATAGTGAATTCTCCTTCAAGTTTTCTGAATGACTGCATGAACCATGCACAGTGCGTGAGGCATAGAATTGTGAAGAAGGTAAACCAGCATTGCCAGTCAAACTCGAGGTTTCATCTCTAGAGGAACATGGAGGATGAGTTGAAGATTTTGGCGCACCTGCAGGAACATTGCATTCGGACATAACTGGACCAGAACCATAGGAATTACAACTGGTGTTTAACTGAGAAGCAGAAGGACCTGAAACGCCATTGTATCCTGAACAACTAGAGGTATCACTATCCATAGTGCATGCAAGGGAAAGATTCATATCACACATTAGCAGGCACCACATTGCATCTCCTCTACAAAAGAAAGGTCTCATCTCGATAAGTACATCAACCATGTCGTCCAATAATCTCTTCTCCAACTTTCTGATCTGCTCAGGTCCATTCTCTCTCTCAGAAACATCCACTGCTTTCCCGCTTGCTAGGTACTCAAGAGCATGTTCAGCAATATTCACAACAGGGTCTTTACAACCATAGCAATGGCCAATGTTTAACAGAGCATTAATTGCAACAGACTCTTTGTATCCATAAGAGGTAATCCTTTTAATTACAGATTCGTATCCTGCGTCCAAATTACTTAGAAGAACCTCCTCGAGGTGGGTTTCTGTCATGCCACTCCAGTAGGATTCTCTTCCATCTTCCAAATATAATACCTCTTTGAGACTATGCATAAGGCCTCTACAAGTACTACACAAGCTGACATGATTGTCAAGATTTCGACTGCTCGAAGCCTCAGTTGGAAATGGCCCATAGTCATGGTACGCACTTTCCATAACGGAAGGATCAAGAGTGTCCAGGGCTGGGGAATCCGTCGgaaattttctcttgttcctgCTACACTTATCTTGAGAGGATATAGCAGGTGATTCGAGAGTGCCATTTTCGTCAACTGTTGCCTTCGACGCCATTGTAGCTTCGGGTAGAGCCACAAATCGATATCTGCATATCAAGATTACAGAATCGGTAACCCATCGATGCAATAAATTAAACGAAACAATATTCGGAAATGCAAGGATCCTCTAAGAGTCTAACCGCAGTTTTCAATCGTAACAATCGTAAAATATAGTAGCATTCAGAATTTCTCAATTATCGGAATGCCACTCCGACTGCCCCCAAAAAAATTGGGAACAAAATCACATATCAAAGTGGCAATTGAGTCATTCAAATAGCGATTTCCTCCACCAACAAATCGGTTCTACAGAACACAAATAAAGAAATCAACAAGCGAGCAAACAAACACATTCAACATTTAAAATTTATCGCGCAAAAGTCAAATCGGAACGATTTCCGACACAGAACATAGTAGCTTTTAGGGGAAAAAAAACCCATCAGTAGGGTTAAATCTGCGCCCAATGTTCGATCAAGCGGAAACTTGAATATCGAATTTCCAAAGGGTCTACCAGGAAGAGATTTGAATCCATCGGATGAAAACACCGAGATGGACGGGGGGAGACAAGGCAATTCATTGCATGGAGCGCCGCAATAAGGATCGGAGCTTACCAGGTCGGATCTAGCGCGGTTTAGATCATCGGAAGATCGATCGCCGATCACAGAAGGGCGGATTGGGGGTGAATTGGTGGTCACAGCACAAAGCCGAGAAAAAAAATACCTCAAAATTTGGCTTTCGACTTGCTAGGAGATTTGTGGGGGTATTTATAGCCAATCGCAATTTTAACCTTATAAATTAAGTTAACCGTGGTTATTGGCTTAGTTAGAGAATGTTTCAACTTCGAATGTTAAAATGGCAAATTATTaggataaattaaaactaaaaaaatattcattatttttagataaaatgtttattaaaaaaattattcattgTTAATTTTTCATCAACTATTTATTTATTGTTGCATTAAAGCAAAGAGGAGTATGATCAAAAATCTTGAGaaacttatttaataattttcttttataaaatgaacatgtattttttttttttctaaatagaatatTCAATGCAAAAACGTGcaggataaaataaaaataaaaagaagacgctaaatattttgtaaatttcccacaaaattaaataaacaatgcTCTTGTGTCTAAACAGCAGAACACCTGGAGATCTGTTTCCTTCCCCTCCGTCGCCCTCGACGAGTTTTATCCGGCACATCGATCGAGCAGCGGCGACGTCGACAGCAGAGCGTGCGGGATGGGAAATCTGTCGGTGGCGTTCGATTCCAAATCTGGTCAGTTGATCTTGATCGCGCTCCTCCTCATGGTCGCTTCCTTCTACGCCGGCACCCTCTTCTCCGCCACCTCCTCATCCTCCGCCGCCGTCCTCCGCTCCAGCACTCTCCCTTCCGGTCGTTCTTCATCCGCTCCTCCTGCACGAGGTGCCCTTTCTCGCCTTCGCTCATCTTTCTGTGGAAATCTCCTAGATCCGGCCGCATAACCGGAGATTATTTTTGCAGACGAAACGGGGTTCCCGAACCGAGTCGTTCTCACTTACAGAACCAAGTCGATTTCGATCCCACCGACAGGAGTCAATGTCTGCCCTGTTGAGTACAATGAGCACATTCCTTGTCACGATGCAAATTACACGCTAAGTTTGATCCGAAGTTCGAAAATTTCGAAGAAGGAAGAGCTCGAGAGCCATTGTCCACCGGCGGAGAGCAGATTGTTTTGCTTGGTGCCCCCGCCGGCTGACTACAAGATACCCATAAGGTGGCCTGCCAGCAGTGACTATGTGTGGCGTAGCAACGTGAATCATTCGCGCCTCGCAGAGGTAAAAGGGGGACAGAATTGGGTGCATGCGAAGGGGAAACTGTGGTGGTTTCCCGGAGGAGGTACCCACTTCAAGCATGGGGCGGCCGAGTATATTCAGAGGTAATTTCTCGGTTCGAACTCTATTGGTATATTGcttgggaaaaaaaaaatcttccaataGTCGGGATTTGATCTGTTTTTGCAATCCAGATCTTGATAAACCTACATATCCAATTGTTGAGTATGCAGGCTGGGAAACATGACAACTAATGAAACAGGTGATCTTCGTACAGCTGGAGTTGTTCAAGTCTTGGATGTTGGTTGTGGGGTTGCCAGCTTCTCAGCTTATCTGCTTCCGTTAGACATCCACACTATGTCGTTTGCACCAAAAGATGGGCACGAGAATCAGATTCAGTTTGCTCTAGAGAGAGGAATTGGGGCGATGATAGCAGTGTTGGCTACAAAACAATTAccatttcctagcaactcattTGAGATGGTTCATTGTTCAAGATGCCGTGTTGATTGGCATGAAGATGGTACTGTTTTCTCATATTCATCTTGAGAAGAGCCTTTGTCAACGTCTTTTTTATCACGTCATCAATAATAAAACATGGTGTGCTGTTAATCcttatattttgatatataatGCACTTTAGTAAATGATTGTTAATGAAAGAAGTATTGTTTTCTTAATTATGTTCTCATTACATACCAGTAAAAATTCCCATTCCCTGTTGATATAGATAGTTTTTTAAGTTGCTGGTATTTTTCTATTAATTTTGTTACTCTTCTTTCGTGATATTTTGAATTATGCCAATCACATTACGGTCCTTGTCTCTCATATCAAGTGGTTTCTTGCCTCTGATTCATTATGCCTGATCTTGCTTGATATTCTACAACAGTTTGGATAACTAATTGaatgaagaaaacatctatataattatttttaataaagttAGCTCCAAGACTCAATTTGTTTTTTAAAGTTTGAATATATGTCATTCATGTTCAAAAGATCACTTCAAACATTGAAAGTTCCTTCAATCTGCAGAATCATctttcaatgttttattcctataattTGCAAGCATCTGCACTTTTTGTTTTCTCATTTTGTCTAGTGAAATGTCAACATTTTTGTGGCTTGTGTTTGGAGTAAGAATCCTATGTAACAATTTTATTTATGAGGTTTGTGCTAAGGCAGATAGGAAGTGACTGATTGAAGGATACTCTAAATGTCTAGAACACTAGAAACCATAATACTCATTAGTGGAAAGTTTTAAGAGGTGATAACTAAGCTTACTGTagggtaaaaataataaattttcttgCATGATACTGAAGGCCATGACCCTACTAGGGAAAGTAGTTGTTTTTTGTTCCCAAAGAGGATTTAAACTGCATCATTCTTTTGTGAATAAATTTCGTAACTTTCTAATCTCTACATCATCATTTCTTGTTATAATCATTTTATATTGTTTTTACCCTTTCATTTGTGTCTGTCGCAATAGAATgagtagaaaaaaaatataaaatttcattATTTTGGTATAATTTCAATGCACACATATGCTTGTATGTGTATGGGCATAGTATATATATTTAAAGGATGGGCCACAGAAGAATTGGAAATGTGAATGTATGCCAATTAAGGACCCTATGGTCTAGTGTAACTGAGTTCTAAGTTTCATGCTTTACCTGATTCAATAATTAATTGAGGGAAATGATTGATCTATCACATTGATCATTTCACAAGTCTAGAGTATTTCTTGTTTGATACCAGGGTAATATACTGAATCATGATTTAAATGAGATAGTCTAGCTCAGTTTGATATATCTTTGCACATTCTTATTTTATACAGTGCTAATGTTTAGAGAATTAGATAATAATGTCTTAGTGGTATTTGTTAAGTTGAGATAACAAACATGGAGCTCTATCTTTATATAAAATTGACCATATTTTCTAAGAAACCAGAAACCTACAATCTTCTTTGGTTTGCTTAAAATGGTGGGATTAGGCAGCAGTACATAAATAATTCAGGAGGTTGCTTGCTTTAGTTTTTCATTTGCCGTTTCAGGAGATCAAtatgatttggtaatttgatagATAGTTTTTTCTAATCTAAAGCTTCTGTTCAGTTTCATAGTTTATTTTGCTAGGTTATAAATAGACATACTGAATGTATAGTTGATCTGATAGATTGGTATCTGGATGTTTCAGATGGCATACTGCTCAAAGAGGTTGATCGTTTATTACGCCCAAACGGTTATTTTGTCTATTCTGCTCCACCTGCATATAGGAAAGACAAAGATTTTCCAACGATTTGGAAAAAGCTGTCCAATCTGACTTCTGCAATGTGCTGGAAACTCATTGCTCAACAAGTCCAGACTGCTATATGGGTCAAACCAGAAGATGATTTATGCCGACAGCAAAATGCAGAGAGGAAGCTGTTAACTTTGTGTGAACCAGAAGAGGATCCTGTTCCTTCATGGAGAAGCCCATTAAGGAACTGCCTTAGATTAAATCCTGACCAACCATACTTTCAAAAGCTCCCTCCTAGACCAGAACGCCTTTCAGTATATTCAAGAAGTCTGGAAAAGATAGGTAAGTTCCTATTTGCCTTTTCCATGTTTATATAGCTATGTTGACATTTTATCGTTGACCCTTATTACTTAAACTTGCATTGATAATAAGTAGAAGATCAACAAAAGAAATtatacatgaaaaaaaaaacaaggattAGATCCTTAGAACTAACTAGCGACATCTGCGCTCTTATAGGCTGCTTAGAACATAACTACCGCATACTGTTGAATGTAAACACGCTATCTTTTAGCATAATTCAACATGCTTGGAACTAATTATACGTTTCTACTCTATAATTGATTCTATGTTTTTCATTTGTGCTTGGACTTATGTAACTCTCTGATTTGGCTCTTTGAACTTGTAATTTTGGGGATTTGAATTGAAAATCCTGTTGCATCTATACTTTTCCTTCATATCAGTTCTTGACATTTTTAGTTGTAAGCTTATGATTTTCCACACCTAGACTGAGGGCAAGTTTCTCTGAAAAGTATATAATTTTGGTTCCCCACTTATGAAACTCTGTCTTCAAGTTTCTGTGAAGAGTTTTCTCTAACAGTTGTGTCTCATCATGGCTTGTGGCTTGAGCACATTAGAAGCACTTCTTTACGATTTCAAACTAAATAAAATAATTGTGAATTACTGTTTTTCCTATATGTATTGTATCTTGCCGTTGAACTATATATTGAAGGCTATATTTAGATTTTCAAATCAATTCCAATTA is a genomic window of Zingiber officinale cultivar Zhangliang unplaced genomic scaffold, Zo_v1.1 ctg182, whole genome shotgun sequence containing:
- the LOC122036620 gene encoding MND1-interacting protein 1-like: MASKATVDENGTLESPAISSQDKCSRNKRKFPTDSPALDTLDPSVMESAYHDYGPFPTEASSSRNLDNHVSLCSTCRGLMHSLKEVLYLEDGRESYWSGMTETHLEEVLLSNLDAGYESVIKRITSYGYKESVAINALLNIGHCYGCKDPVVNIAEHALEYLASGKAVDVSERENGPEQIRKLEKRLLDDMVDVLIEMRPFFCRGDAMWCLLMCDMNLSLACTMDSDTSSCSGYNGVSGPSASQLNTSCNSYGSGPVMSECNVPAGAPKSSTHPPCSSRDETSSLTGNAGLPSSQFYASRTVHGSCSHSENLKENSLSSSKSLEENLFSYALPISSFPREKSAGSKKWHASTSRARCRSNQSNRNGRVHADRSGSKLTKTSNLANVLLHKKNKSVSGFISDPKSTPLKLDKTVELVSSESVTTQNFSFTAGSSNTVATGLDKISKNPSSPPASSDASLSLTTDTCHNVAVGKNGSYDSTRSGCNSNLLHSQVSSNSTSMNSKDELLVKLLSRVEVLKTELQDWTDWGQQKVMQAARRLNQDKVELQNLRQERDEAARLLKEKETLEVSTMKKVAETEYAWSKACSHYESLNANIGRLENQNHKLRQELEVAKAHATELAINCQDASMREIMTQKKKHSWEKERIMLAEELASEKQKLLYLTQKFQEANEYRDQCEDRWKLEVKARQDILVQVAAERNERERIETSAKLEESAIVSKAESDLQRYKEEIRGLEDKISKLRINSYPKIPELSWDTNGHSNAEILDSEGSDDEVPRDRECVMCLTEEMSVVFLPCSHQVVCAKCNELHEKQGMKDCPSCRTPIQRRIHVRPL
- the LOC122036633 gene encoding probable methyltransferase PMT7 — its product is MGNLSVAFDSKSGQLILIALLLMVASFYAGTLFSATSSSSAAVLRSSTLPSGRSSSAPPARDETGFPNRVVLTYRTKSISIPPTGVNVCPVEYNEHIPCHDANYTLSLIRSSKISKKEELESHCPPAESRLFCLVPPPADYKIPIRWPASSDYVWRSNVNHSRLAEVKGGQNWVHAKGKLWWFPGGGTHFKHGAAEYIQRLGNMTTNETGDLRTAGVVQVLDVGCGVASFSAYLLPLDIHTMSFAPKDGHENQIQFALERGIGAMIAVLATKQLPFPSNSFEMVHCSRCRVDWHEDDGILLKEVDRLLRPNGYFVYSAPPAYRKDKDFPTIWKKLSNLTSAMCWKLIAQQVQTAIWVKPEDDLCRQQNAERKLLTLCEPEEDPVPSWRSPLRNCLRLNPDQPYFQKLPPRPERLSVYSRSLEKIGVTPEKFDRHNRFWQEQVSEYWKLIGVNLTEIRNVMDMNAYYGGFSVALSALPMWVMNIVPATMSNTLSAIYDRGLIGAYHDWCVPFSTYPRSYDLLHAFHLFSHYKDHVEGCGIEDIMLEMDRMIRPQGFIIIRDEESIVSTVRNLAPKFLWDFTLHMLENEEKKMEPVLVCRKKFWAII